GCCAACCATGTCATCCGTTACCTGAACAGGAATAAATTCCCGCCCATTGTGAACACCAAAAGTAAACCCAATCATTTCTGGGGTAATGGTACAAGCTCTTGCCCAGGTTTTAATAATGATTTTAGAGCCTGGTTTTAGTTTTTTAAGAAGTTTTTGGTCAATATAAGGACCTTTTTTAAGACTACGAGCCATTGTTACATTGTTAAATTGTTACATTGCT
This genomic stretch from Candidatus Nealsonbacteria bacterium harbors:
- a CDS encoding 30S ribosomal protein S19 encodes the protein MARSLKKGPYIDQKLLKKLKPGSKIIIKTWARACTITPEMIGFTFGVHNGREFIPVQVTDDMVGHKLGEFSPTTKFVRHGGRMQRELEQKEVQKGTVKAEPSKEPSK